The following DNA comes from Capsicum annuum cultivar UCD-10X-F1 chromosome 7, UCD10Xv1.1, whole genome shotgun sequence.
atgtcacacatgaaatattgaatattatcACTTTAcaaaatatatcttgcaaatactacaaggcctgatatagccttttcgattaatttgttagcaaggtatagttttgctcgtactaggagacatcgaaatgagatcaaatacatgatcttatattattataaagattgtAGTCtcgatcttgttgattatgctgatgctctcgatctcaaacaggctatgtgttcatatgtgaggatactgccatatcttggagatatacaaagcagtctatcaaagccactttattgaaccatgatgagataatagctattcataaagctagacgagaatgtgtatggttgaggtccatgatacatctcatttgagaaaaatgtggtttgaaatgcgacaatgtacccataattttatacagagataatgcaacatgcatagcacatcttaatggaggattcataaaaggatatagaacgaagcacacttcatcaaaacttttctacatacatgagctacaaaagaatggtgatattaacgtacaacagattcgttcaagtgacaatgtgattgatttattcaccaagtctcctccaattgcagcTCTCAAGAAGATGGTCCACAAGATCGAGATgtaaagattcaaggatgttatcattagggggagttaatacgcggtactcttttttccttacgaggttttgtcccactggatttaccttgtaaggtttttaatgaggcagcctatatacgtattatctatcaattagacattcaagggggagtgttataaatgtaacatatatagtgaatgtctactttaccatgtatagtgaatatctactttaccatatattgtgtatgcctatttatggaaaagttacaaacccaaggttagtttttccctataaataatggggttttccttcattgtaattcattccttaagagaaataagaattaccctctctattctctctactcttcttctttattctttattagtttataacatatttcaaattattaattatatatgagttattataaacaaaaatcataaaaaactaCTCAATTAGCAATGATCTATCAAGAATACACAATAATTtattaagaatattttaaatttgaaaaacgtacaaaaatcacaaaagaaaatttcTCGATCAACGATAGtttatcaaaatacaccataatttattattgtaaatataagaaaaacatattaaactttagaaaacttacctcaaatcaccagaaaatttgtctcttcaatcaTAGATATTATCTATATTTCACCCAAAACTTCTCAATTAATAATTATCTATCAacaatacatgataatttattattataaacttcaaggacatactaaaattttagaaaacttacctcaaatcacaaacaaatttaacatattaaaattttagaaaatattaccTCAAATCACAGGTAAATTTATCCCTTTAATCGAAAGATATCGAAATTTCACGAAAGAACTTCttaattagcaattgtctatcaagaatacaacctttctacttcttcagaggtagaggtatggactgcgtacatcctaccccccagaccccaccaagtgggaatacactgggtttgttgttgttgttgtatcaagaatacatgataatttatgtattataaacttaaaaaatatattaaaattttaaaaaacttacctcaaatcacaaataaatttatctctttaatcatagatactatcaaaattttaattcgtaaatattttatatctaaatctatttttGCCCTACGTATGAAGAAATGCTTGATATTTTCTGCTTCAATTCCTcccaaaaaaattcaagaataagaTCACGAAAAGCTAAAACAATATATATTAATgtacgaaaaaataaaaagaagaaacctAATAAAAATATGATCTGTTAACTCAAATAAAAAgatctaataaaaaataagaattccTTGTACCTTTTATATAGGGATATGAGGAAGATCAAAGTGTTGCTGCATTGTATCTAAAATTTGTATGAGTTTACCACTTTAAACAAACATTAAGAGAGTTGATTAGTTTCAGAATTTCATACAAATTGATATTAGACAGAGGTGTGAAACGTAAAAATATGGTTCAACAAATAATACTTTTTTgaatacaataataacaacaaaatatccATTATAATTCCATCTATTCAATGTAATTTTACAAATTGggttcaagaaaaatagaatatatataattcataccCTATATTTGTGAGATAAAAGTGTAGATAAGTGTTGTTTCCAATGGATCTTTAActatatgaaaagagacaaaaaaaaaaataaaaattcgaaCAAATACAACAATagataattataaatattaaaaaaaatacaaaaataaatattgaagaaaatacAAAACTACTCCAAAAAGTGACTATTGTAAAAGTTGTAAGAGCAAGATCAAGATCAATAATTTAAAGGTGATATATACAAATAAACTAAATAGTTTTAACCTTACCAAAATTTTGAAGATCCTGCCAAAAGTACTTTGGAATCACATGAATCGCTTTGACCATTATTTGCAACTAATATGCAGATTTCCGTCATTAGTGTCGAACATATCTATATATGGTAAGATTTACTTATTATGTATTGTAGGGAAAGTATATTAGATTTATAGGAGGAAAAGGACGCTAAATTAGTTATtgttaatcaaatatttttatatttaaaatcaattattaTAAAAGAATAGAGTAaaaaacgattttgtctattgcgtaATCTTTTAATGacggacaaaaagtttaaatcacttttataagggtcttcacacttttaatatattatagattatagattatagatatagattatagatatagatatagattataagtatagatataaatatgaaaatctcTTGGTCTTTCACAAGATTAATCCGTAAGAAACTAGTAGAAGATTTATTAGTATTGTTTTTGGAACTATGGTCCACCTTTTTCTAATGCAATTTAATTTCCAATCTTGATCTTGTGTCCAATCAATTGGAATGATTTGAATTTATTATGGATTACCTAATTTACCATTTAAGGTAAAGTCTTAATGTTATGAAAATGCACTAGAATTGAGAAAATCTCATTCTTTTTAAAGCAAAATTACTGAGATTCATTAAGTTGATTGGGTTccaatttagattttttttttggttaagttGTGTCACATGGTGGAACCATGGAGGATCCACTTGAGATTGGGACATATTATTATAGAATAATAAATAACACTTTGGGTCCTTCTTGTATGACCAAAATACAATTTGATCCttcatgttttgttttgttttatatattcaCAAGGTAATATGATGATTTTGGAGGTAGTTAAGTGACAACTCTTCTTTGTCTTTAAGTTTATAGACTAAATATTGAAGCTCAAAGCTTGCAATTTACTTTGAGAGTACACTATTAAAGAAATTGGGTTTAGTGTACTTTTACATAACCATTTTCATAACTCTTCAAGACATCAATCACGGTTACCGAATGAATAATTTGATGAACTAAAATTCTCGTTATATATGTGGTTCATAGAAGGGCCAGCAAGAAGGGTTTATTATACACAGTTATGTTTTACCTTGTATTTTTGCCAAAGATTGTTTCCacgacttgaacccgtgaccgcttgatcacatgacaacaactttattagttatgttactCCAGAACTCCTTTCATCAGTCCTAGGTAAAGTATTATTATATAACTTAACCAGAGGCGAACCTACGTGTTGAGGTGCGAGTGCACGTGCACCCGTAAAGTTCTACGTATGCACATGTATATACCTGAAGATACTTATATATAACCATAAGTGCACCCTATTGAACACCAGTGAACTTTGGGTGCCTTGGTTCTAGTTGCATTTTCCCAACAAAGTAACCCTGGTTCAATTCCCAGGGTCACGTTTACCTTTgcaaattttttgttttattatttttagcaaCGAAAATGGCAACAAGGATTCGAACCTACAACCTCCTGCTTACTGAAGGTTTCCTTTTCCATTACGTTGCTACACTCATTTGCTTTTTTTGAGTTAAaggtttatttattatcctaaAACACATATTTAGcctatgtatttgtattttcgtCATTGCTTAAGCCTCTTTTGACCAGTCAGTCCATCACAACACTATTCTTCATTCGTCATTGAAAGATTCTCAAGGCTTATGTAAAGATAATGGTGCACCCGCATTTTTCGAATTCTAGGTTCGCCCCTGAATTTAACTCGAATGGCCAATTTCTGGATCAATTGCTTATTATTATTTAGCATTATTTGAATATGCTAATTGAGAAATAGTCATTCTTTAAAGCAAACAATAAATCTGAACAAAAATCCTAGCTAAAAAACGAAAAAACTCAAACACAAGATGatcgaatttattatttatttatttattttaatcataGAACATATTATATCTTGCAgacataatttattaaatattagatGGGCGTAAGACCTCGTAATATTTTGTAACTAGTTAAGGCTCCTTCAGACGTAACAGTGTTTGGAACGTGTTGATGACGTATGATATGACATGGGATTTAGTGGAACGAGGCTTAAaatactcaataaaataaaaatgtttcaagacatgaacatgaactacgtggaataaaatcaaataatttcaaattttcactaaatataaaagaaaagggaGGTGGAGTCACATATTTGTATAGTGTTTTCAGAAAGGTTTTGGACAGTAAAACAATCCAAGCTTCACAAATTCGCCCAAGGTAATAACTCAATCATAGTTGACTTAAGATAATTCTAGTCAATTAAGACAAGAATCGTCAAAGATTAATATGAGAAATTATAGATATCCATCCAATCTTCAGCGACCCATAATCTGTTATGTTTTCTGAATCCTTTTATATGTTGgctacaactttttttttttttttccagagaTGAGCAAAGAGAGATTTTTCAATTAGAATATTCTATTTGTATCGAGTtccaaaatgaaaatataattatcatGATTTTTCATCTCTTCCTAAAAAATATGCTATATATTGATACCTCTTGCTCTACGGGCTTCAAACCATCAtaatttattttgagattttcaacAATTTCTAGAGTAGTGTTTTTCATTATTTGATCAACAATGCTCACTACTAGGAATTCGTCTTTTTTCACCTGCATATCAAAAAATAAGGTATTTTCGATAACCTTCTGACTGTTTTAGGGTAGTCGGAATAGAGCTAGTTAGCGGTAGTCGCAAAATATAAGTTATAAattgaccaaaataaaaataatattctgaTTAGTGTAGTTGAaagattaataaaataattatttaaaaattataagtaTTCCGACTACGATAatcgaaaaattaataaataattatttaataattataagtgttcagactactgtagtcgaaagattaataaataattatttaataaataatcttttttcgatTGTGGTGGttgaaaactaataaaataattattttcactaCTATGGTTGGTATatttaatttgtttaattttatttttgataggtattgtagacgttttaaggtagaagaggttagagaggctgttcgcaagatgcgaaggggtagggcgacggggccggacgagataccggtggagttttggaagttcgttggagaggctggtgtaaggtggttgactggattgtttaatgaaatcttcaagacggcaaagatgcccgaggcttggaggtggagtaccatgatccctctctataagaataagggtgacatccagagttgcaataactatagggggattaagttattgagtcactctatgaagatttgggagagagtggtcgaggtgaggctgagacggatagtgtctatttcgaaaaaccagtttggatttatgcttggctgctcgacgacggaggtaattcacctggtgcggaggttggtgaaacagtatagggaaaggaagaaggacctgcacatggtgtttatcgacctggagaaggcttacgacaaagtccccagggaggtgctttggagatgcttggaggtgagtggagtaccgttggcatatatcagagcaattaaggatatgtaggatggagcgaaaactcaggtgaggacggtgggaggagactcagagcatttcacggtcttgacaggattgcatcagggatctactcttagtccctttttgtttgcgttagtgatggatgtgttgacgcggcgtattcaaggggaggtgccttggtgtatgctttttgcagatgatgtagttctgatagatgagactcgagggggtgtgaatgacaaattagaggtgtggaggcaaactcttgagtctaaagggttcagggtgagcagaagcaagacggAGTATGTGGAATACAAGTTTAAttacgtgaggcgggagaatgaggtagtagtgaagctggaatcacaggaggtatgtaagagggatagtttcaagtatctcgggtctgtgatccagagtaacggtgagattaacgaggatgtctcgcaccgtattggggcgggatagatgaagtggaagctcgcatcgggggtgttgtgtgataagaaggtgccgcccaagttgaaaggcaaattctacagggtggtagtccatccggccatgttgtatggagcggagtgttggccagttaagaactcccacatccaaaaaatgaaggtggcagaaatgcggatgttgcgctggatgtgtgggctgactagaggggatagagttcagaatgagactatccgggagaaggttggtgtgactccagtggagtgcaagatgcgggaaacCCGATtaagatggttcggacacgtgaagaggaggggcatggatgccccggttcgtaggtgtgaggggctagcgttggatggttttaggcggggttaggggtaggccgaagaagtactggggtgaggtgattaggcgggacatggagcagttacagctcaccgaggacatgaccctagataggaaggtctggaggacgcgaattagggcagaagactagggccggtttgggtcgctagtgtagggaattacttggtgggggttttattcttgttatgattctgtgttccatgttttattacgaatctgtgtgctttcctctgttttctaatacttatgggtgccgtatttatgttatgtaatctagttctgtgctttactatgagtttgcgtggtatctcgtgacttgagccggagtctatcggaaacaacctttctacttctttagaggtagaggtatggactgcgtatatcttacccccccccagaccccactaggtgggaatacactgggtttgttgttgtattttgataGGTATCGTCGGAAatcttaatttttgttaaaaaagtaTTTACTATTCCGATcactgtagtcgaaaatttcttttgttttgtcaGCAATAGTATTGTTTTATTAGCTTCCACTGCTCCCATATTACAAACGATAACaacatacctaatgtatttttcacAGAAGGATTTGAAAATTACAAacataatcaaaatttaaaaattcaactattttgaaatatccaaaacaaatatcgagtcaaatagtttaaacatccCGAGAGAAGTTTAAGTCTAAACGTcacaatccaaaacaaacatcgAGCCAAATAGTTTAAACATTCCAAGAAAACTTTAAGTCTAAACGtcataataaaaaacaagaaCCAACAATTACAATCTAATCATCATCAAATTCACTCTCTTCCTCATCATCAAATACTTGAGGCCTGTGCTTTTTGACTAACTCATCAAATTTAGTAAACTTGGCAACTTTAGCATCATTAGCTACACACTGTTGCGTCAacactttaattttctttctcaTTGCTttcatttctttcatattttgcgAAGTAGAAGAGGAGTTGGGCAATAATGGGGAAGGACTACTCGAGGATTGGTGAACTCTAAACCCGTAGGTTCTATCTTTCTTTGGACCACCTTCCACATCTGTCCATATTTTAGTCATATCTATAGGCGATGGTTGGATcatggtaccatcctctgaagCAGGTTGGGTTTGATGCCAATCTTCCAAGTCTTTTTTGAAAtccttcctgaaagaaaaataattgtcatTATGTAAACAAGCTAAGCTGAATAACAAGACAATAAtgtatgtaaaaattattatcttacatatgtATCCTTAGCACGTGGTTCGACCCATTCTTCTCTTGTAtcattctttttattcttattcatCTCTTTTAAGACCTCAGCAAGAGTTACATCTTTTTCCCCATTTAAGTATTGCTGTAAAGTTTTAGAAAAAAGATACCACTAGTCACCAAAGCTTTAAGAGATTAAAGTCTTTTAACTAGAGAAAAAACACCTTCTTATTAATCTACTGGAATATGATGCAGATTCATATCTCAAAGTAGATATGCAGATTCACTTtagaaataaaacaaataagAGTCACATAAACATCATCTAAATAAATCAGCTGGCTTTGTCTATAGAGTCAGCCATACAGTAACCCGCTGATATTTCTTACTGGCAAGCTCTCTATTCTTAGAACAATTCTTGCATAAACCAATTTATATATTAGAAGTAGGAAAATACTAATGCTAGCTAAAAGAGTTATTGTAAACTCTTTTAGGACTTCTAGAGTATTAGCTTTCAGAGATGCATATCTAACTATGACTAGTTGATATTCATACTTTAACTTCCACTATGGTAATATAACATTAGAAGTACGCATGTATGTTCCTGGCAAAAATGCATTCAagaggcttgaatatcatgtcaAATAAAATAGCTCACAAGAATGTCAATATGTCAAATAATATTATCAGTCTTCATTGGTAGGTAGCGAAACTCATTGAACCTCCAGTGCATAACGAGCCACCCATTTCAGAGGCTCGATTTGTCTTTGCCTGTTCCCTCTGCGCCTTATATTCAGGAGTCACCCATATTTCTAAGAACTTGACCCACACTTCATTTGTTAGCCAACTAggttctttcttttttcttttgggcCTCATAC
Coding sequences within:
- the LOC107877773 gene encoding uncharacterized protein LOC107877773, encoding MIQEKNGSNHVLRIHMKDFKKDLEDWHQTQPASEDGTMIQPSPIDMTKIWTDVEGGPKKDRTYGFRVHQSSSSPSPLLPNSSSTSQNMKEMKAMRKKIKVLTQQCVANDAKVAKFTKFDELVKKHRPQVFDDEEESEFDDD